Proteins from a genomic interval of Danio rerio strain Tuebingen ecotype United States chromosome 4, GRCz12tu, whole genome shotgun sequence:
- the LOC101883824 gene encoding uncharacterized protein: protein MSKHGDSSRLSQLEVRSECKSSTSRRSSSSAASLAAAQARANAEAARARAEYAKRQIDMEVEKARMEAKLNALKQEGEAEAALAAARVLEAAVLEQPEFVEPPNLPGTATSVSRTEEYVKSHFHNNTNMKPEKMDKEEDDTHNSHNVEPSQPHTAPDSCEYTNRSPPACQSRFSPPHSNLRTSDISHLATLLSRRDLLTAGLTVFDNKPETYLAWKSMFHNATEDLDLKCSEELDLIIKWLSGESLQHALRVRAVHINDPVTGLQRLWQRLDRNYGSSEVIEASLFKRLESFPRVSPKDNPLLQELADLLLEIEAAKNEGYLPGLSFLDTSRGINPIVEKLPHSMQEAWVNQGSKYKKEHDVHYPPFTFLVQFVNGYAEMKMDPSFSLQNCYSAPMKVERPPVRQPRFRAPVTTNKTQIGASYNKLSQPLEPDKQCPVHKKPHSLAKCRGFRMKTLDERKSLLKQLSICFKCLSSTDHRAKDCKDVICCSECNSDMHIAAMHPGPPPWTVAYSETLTEAQGGEPEPLSPKVSTSNCTEVCGQGLQGKSCSKICLVSVYHRSEPNKKRKMYAILDDQSNVSLARSPFFDMFDQHGEVLPYTLKTCSGTVDKMGRRAHGFVIENINGKVSMPLPSLTECNQIPDNRSEIPTAKAAAGHPHLSQIAGEIPPLNPSADILLLLGRDVIRAHKVRRQVNGPHDAPYAQQLDLGWVIVGDVCLSGAHRPTVNSYKTNILDNGRPSFLSPCKNRFYTKLKFTTDSPLVQSTQVKDELGKCIFKQTTEDEKIALSADDEAFVNIMRNEFAKNESNDWVAPLPFRSPRPRLPNNREQTLNRLMSLRKTLKRKPEMEDHYLEFMERLFKKGHAEKAPPIKSHQECWYLPHFGIYHPQKPGKIRIVFDSSAECENVSLNQVLLKGPDLNSSLVGVLLRFRSDLYAVMADVEQMFHNFRVREDHRNYLRFLWFHDHNLDGQVEEFHMTVHVFGNCPSPSVAIYGLKRTAEEGEEEYGSDVREFIERHFYVDDGLKSFTSETQAIDVLRRTQKMLAQSNIRLHKISSNSPVVTSAFPHEDLATGLQGLDLGQHPPPMQHSLGLGWDLSTDQFSFQVEISDKPFTKRGVLSVINSLYDPLGFAVPVSIEGRSILREISTDISEWDTPLPKEKQERWQKWKDSLKHLQHLKIPRMYTCIPLSEAQRKEVHIFCDASTKAVGAVAYLKLIDINGKSEVGFLLGKARLAPKPDITIPRLELCAAVLAVEVAELIQGELDTIMHEVNFYTDSKVVLGYIFNEKRRFYVYVHNRVERIKRSTETHQWHYVSTHLNPADHATRALHAKHLPLSTWLSGPAFLADSGQSSTQEKPFDLISPETDAELRPEIVSCATSLSEHRLGTARFERFSSWTCLRKAVARLQHIAKTFKENSEEICHGWHKCNKYLTEEQLQVAGDTIIYAIQREVFADEIRGMEKDNPMHKQSPFYKLSPFMDSNKLLRVGGRLTRAQLTTNEKHPVIIPSKHHVSQLIIRHFHAQVHHQGRHFTEGAIRAAGFWIVGGKRAVSAVIFRCVTCRRLRGKRQEQVMSDLPEDRVNTDPPFTCVGLDIFGPWTVTTRKTRGGQAESKRWAVIFVCMSTRAIHIEVIESMDTSSFINSLRRFFALRGAAKLLRSDCGTNFVSACRELQISKLGCHNKEINNYLEDSGCQWLFNPPHASHMAGSWERMIGVSRRILDAMLLHHGNAKLTHEVLVTFMAEVTAIVNARPLTAVSTDPEHPEILTPAMLLTQKVGVPPVPPGQFDNHDLFRAQWRRVQYLANVFWGRWKREYLSGLQHRRKWMTPKPNLQVGDVVLLKEGQEKRNDWPLGLITKTFTSKDDMVRKIEVKVIRNGEKRLYLRPISEVVLLVSRDCT from the coding sequence ATGTCCAAACATGGAGACAGCTCACGTCTTTCACAACTGGAAGTCAGATCAGAGTGCAAATCATCCACGTCACGTCGGTCAAGTAGCTCAGCAGCCAGCCTCGCTGCAGCACAAGCACGAGCCAACGCTGAAGCTGCCCGCGCTAGAGCAGAGTATGCCAAACGACAAATAGACATGGAGGTTGAGAAGGCTCGTATGGAAGCTAAACTTAACGCACTCAAACAAGAGGGAGAAGCTGAGGCTGCACTCGCTGCAGCAAGGGTCCTGGAAGCTGCAGTTTTGGAACAGCCAGAGTTTGTGGAACCACCAAACCTACCTGGTACGGCCACATCTGTCAGTCGCACTGAAGAGTATGTAAAAAGCCACTTTCACAATAATACTAATATGAAACCAGAAAAAATGGACAAAGAAGAGGATGACACTCACAACAGCCATAATGTAGAACCAAGCCAACCACACACTGCTCCAGATTCATGTGAATACACCAACAGATCTCCACCCGCTTGTCAGTCCAGGTTTTCACCACCTCACTCAAACCTAAGAACATCTGACATATCACACCTTGCTACTCTCCTCTCACGTCGTGATCTATTGACAGCAGGGCTCACAGTGTTTGATAATAAACCGGAGACTTATTTAGCCTGGAAATCTATGTTTCACAATGCCACTGAAGATTTGGATCTAAAATGTAGTGAAGAGCTTGACTTAATCATTAAATGGCTCAGTGGCGAATCCCTTCAGCATGCTCTCAGAGTTAGAGCTGTACACATTAACGACCCAGTCACTGGTCTTCAACGTTTATGGCAAAGGCTAGACAGAAATTATGGCTCGTCTGAAGTCATTGAAGCTTCTTTGTTTAAACGTTTGGAGAGTTTTCCTAGAGTGTCGCCCAAAGACAACCCCCTCTTACAGGAGTTAGCTGATCTGCTTTTAGAAATCGAAGCAGCCAAAAACGAAGGTTATCTTCCTGGCCTCAGCTTTCTTGACACTTCAAGGGGAATAAACCCAATAGTAGAAAAGCTCCCACATAGCATGCAAGAGGCGTGGGTCAACCAAGGATCTAAGTATAAGAAAGAGCATGATGTTCACTATCCACCTTTCACCTTCTTAGTTCAGTTTGTTAATGGCTATGCTGAAATGAAAATGGATCCCAGCTTCTCTCTGCAAAACTGCTACAGTGCACCTATGAAAGTGGAACGGCCACCAGTAAGACAACCACGGTTCAGAGCCCCAGTGACAACAAACAAAACGCAGATTGGCGCATCCTATAATAAGTTGTCTCAGCCACTTGAACCAGATAAACAGTGCCCTGTTCACAAAAAGCCACATTCACTTGCCAAATGTAGAGGCTTTAGAATGAAAACACTAGATGAGAGGAAGAGTCTTCTGAAACAGCTTTCCATCTGCTTCAAGTGTCTTTCGTCTACTGATCACAGAGCCAAAGACTGTAAGGACGTCATTTGCTGTTCAGAATGCAACAGCGACATGCACATTGCTGCTATGCATCCTGGTCCACCCCCGTGGACAGTTGCATACTCCGAAACATTAACAGAGGCACAAGGCGGGGAGCCAGAACCCCTAAGCCCCAAAGTGTCCACGTCCAATTGTACTGAAGTATGCGGTCAAGGACTGCAAGGAAAGTCTTGTTCAAAAATTTGCCTTGTCAGTGTATATCACAGGTCAGAACCGAATAAGAAAAGGAAAATGTATGCCATTTTAGATGACCAAAGTAATGTCTCACTGGCTCGGTCCCCCTTTTTTGATATGTTTGATCAGCATGGTGAAGTCCTTCCATATACACTGAAAACATGCTCTGGCACAGTAGACAAAATGGGGCGTAGAGCTCATGGCTTTGTCATTGAGAATATTAACGGGAAGGTGTCTATGCCACTGCCTAGTCTCACTGAATGCAATCAGATTCCAGACAACAGGAGCGAAATACCTACAGCAAAAGCAGCAGCTGGTCATCCTCATTTGTCTCAGATAGCTGGAGAAATAccacctctaaatccatcagcaGATATTCTCCTCCTCCTGGGTCGAGATGTCATTCGAGCTCACAAGGTACGACGCCAAGTGAACGGCCCCCATGATGCACCTTACGCTCAGCAGCTCGATCTTGGGTGGGTCATTGTTGGAGATGTCTGTCTCTCAGGAGCTCATAGGCCTACAGTGAACTCTTACAAGACAAATATTCTAGATAATGGTCGCCCCAGTTTCCTCTCACCCTGTAAAAATAGATTTTACACTAAACTGAAGTTCACAACAGATAGCCCTCTTGTCCAAAGCACACAAGTCAAAGATGAGCTGGGaaaatgcatatttaaacaaacaacagaGGATGAAAAGATAGCACTGTCTGCAGATGATGAGGCTTTTGTGAACATTATGCGAAATGAGTTCGCTAAAAATGAATCTAATGACTGGGTAGCCCCACTTCCTTTCCGTTCTCCACGACCACGCTTACCCAACAACAGAGAGCAGACTCTCAATCGCCTCATGTCATTAAGAAAGACACTGAAAAGAAAACCTGAGATGGAGGACCACTATCTGGAGTTTATGGAAAGGCTCTTCAAAAAAGGACATGCAGAAAAGGCTCCTCCCATCAAATCCCACCAAGAATGTTGGTATCTTCCACACTTTGGCATTTACCATCCACAAAAGCCAGGTAAAATAAGAATTGTTTTTGACTCAAGTGCTGAGTGTGAAAATGTCTCTCTAAATCAGGTGTTGCTTAAAGGCCCTGATTTAAATAGCAGTCTTGTAGGTGTGCTTCTGCGCTTCAGGAGTGACCTATATGCTGTTATGGCTGATGTGGAGCAAATGTTTCACAACTTTAGAGTCAGGGAAGACCATCGCAACTACCTGCGCTTTCTGTGGTTCCATGACCACAACTTGGATGGACAAGTGGAAGAATTTCACATGACTGTTCATGTGTTTGGAAATTGCCCATCACCATCAGTTGCTATTTACGGACTCAAGAGAACTGCTGAAGAAGGAGAAGAGGAATATGGCAGTGATGTGAGGGAATTTATAGAGCGCCATTTTTATGTTGATGATGGGCTAAAATCATTCACCTCTGAGACTCAAGCTATTGACGTGCTACGTAGAACGCAAAAAATGCTGGCTCAGTCTAACATTCGCCTACACAAGATCTCATCGAATAGTCCTGTCGTTACCAGTGCTTTTCCACACGAAGATCTAGCCACAGGGCTGCAGGGACTCGATCTCGGACAACATCCACCACCCATGCAACACAGTCTGGGATTAGGTTGGGACCTGTCTACGGATCAGTTCTCATTTCAAGTTGAGATCAGTGACAAGCCTTTCACCAAACGAGGAGTGTTATCTGTTATCAATAGTTTATATGACCCCCTTGGGTTTGCTGTGCCAGTCAGCATTGAAGGTCGCTCCATTCTGAGAGAGATTTCTACTGACATCAGTGAATGGGATACCCCACTACCGAAGGAGAAACAAGAGAGGTGGCAAAAATGGAAAGACTCTCTAAAACACCTACAACATCTTAAGATTCCTCGAATGTACACATGCATTCCATTGTCCGAAGCACAAAGAAAGGAAGTGCATATTTTCTGTGACGCTTCCACTAAAGCTGTTGGGGCTGTGGCCTATCTGAAGCTCATCGACATAAATGGGAAGAGTGAAGTGGGTTTTCTTCTCGGCAAAGCTAGGCTTGCACCAAAGCCAGATATCACCATTCCTAGGCTGGAACTTTGTGCCGCTGTGCTGGCCGTAGAAGTGGCAGAACTGATCCAGGGAGAGCTTGACACTATCATGCATGAGGTAAACTTTTACACAGATTCAAAAGTGGTGCTTGGCTATATCTTCAATGAGAAGAGACGCTTCTATGTGTATGTCCATAACCGTGTGGAACGCATTAAACGTTCAACCGAGACCCATCAATGGCATTATGTGTCCACACATCTTAACCCAGCTGATCATGCCACAAGAGCACTGCATGCTAAGCATCTACCCCTTTCTACATGGCTCAGTGGACCTGCATTCCTCGCCGACTCAGGGCAAAGTTCGACACAGGAAAAGCCCTTTGATCTTATTAGCCCCGAAACTGATGCTGAACTGCGCCCGGAGATTGTATCATGTGCTACCTCCTTGTCAGAACACAGGCTCGGAACTGCAAGATTTGAAAGATTCTCCAGTTGGACTTGTTTGAGAAAGGCTGTGGCTAGGTTGCAACACATTGCTAAGACTTTCAAAGAAAACTCAGAAGAAATATGTCACGGATGGCACAAGTGTAACAAGTACCTTACTGAAGAACAACTTCAGGTAGCAGGGGATACCATTATCTATGCAATTCAAAGAGAGGTGTTTGCAGATGAAATCAGGGGTATGGAAAAGGACAATCCCATGCACAAACAAAGCCCTTTCTACAAGTTAAGTCCCTTTATGGACAGTAACAAACTTCTCAGAGTCGGAGGTCGACTTACAAGGGCTCAATTGACAACAAATGAAAAGCATCCTGTAATTATTCCCAGCAAACACCACGTATCTCAGCTCATAATTAGACACTTTCATGCACAAGTACACCACCAGGGCAGACACTTCACTGAAGGTGCGATCAGAGCTGCAGGGTTTTGGATAGTTGGTGGGAAGAGAGCGGTTAGTGCTGTCATCTTTCGCTGTGTCACATGTCGAAGACTAAGAGGCAAACGGCAAGAGCAAGTTATGTCAGATCTGCCAGAAGACAGAGTGAACACAGATCCTCCTTTCACATGTGTAGGACTAGATATCTTTGGCCCATGGACTGTCACAACTAGGAAAACGCGAGGAGGCCAAGCGGAGTCAAAAAGATGGGCAGTCATCTTTGTATGTATGAGCACTCGTGCCATACACATTGAAGTGATCGAATCTATGGACACTTCATCGTTCATCAATTCCCTGAGACGATTCTTTGCCCTACGTGGTGCTGCTAAGTTGCTCAGATCCGACTGTGGCACAAATTTTGTGAGTGCTTGCCGAGAACTCCAAATAAGTAAACTGGGGTGTCACAATAAAGAAATCAACAACTATCTGGAAGATAGTGGATGTCAGTGGCTGTTTAATCCACCACACGCTTCACATATGGCGGGATCTTGGGAGCGAATGATTGGAGTCAGTCGGCGAATTCTGGATGCAATGCTGCTGCATCATGGAAATGCTAAGCTTACACACGAGGTGTTAGTGACGTTCATGGCTGAAGTCACTGCAATTGTCAATGCACGGCCCCTTACAGCAGTTTCCACTGATCCTGAGCATCCTGAGATCCTCACGCCTGCTATGTTGCTCACACAAAAGGTTGGAGTGCCTCCGGTTCCACCGGGCCAGTTTGACAATCATGACCTCTTTAGAGCACAATGGAGACGTGTTCAGTATCTTGCGAATGTATTCTGGGGACGGTGGAAGAGAGAATACCTCAGTGGATTACAACATCGTCGCAAGTGGATGACACCAAAACCAAATCTACAAGTCGGAGATGTCGTTCTTCTCAAGGAAGGACAGGAAAAAAGGAACGACTGGCCTCTTGGACTCATTACAAAAACTTTTACAAGCAAGGATGACATGGTCAGGAAAATTGAAGTCAAAGTCATTCGAAATGGGGAAAAGAGACTATACTTGAGGCCCATCAGTGAAGTTGTCCTTCTGGTCTCTAGGGACTGCACCTAA